The segment TGATGCGGTTTCCCGCCAACCCCTCACGGATCGCCTTGATGACCGGGATACCGCCTGCTACCGCTGCCTCGAACGCAACGATGACGCCCTTCTCGCTGGCCTTGGCGAAGATCTCGTTGCCGTGCACGGCAATCAGCGCCTTGTTGGCGGTCACCACATGCTTGCCGTTATCGATGGCCCTGAGCACGAGTTCACGGGCCAGGGTATAGCCGCCGATCAGTTCGACGATGATATCGATCTCGGGATTTTCAGCGACGGCGAACACATCGTCGGTGATCGGCGTATCACCGATATCGCACCGCGGATTGGCGTGGCGAGTGGCAATCTGGGCAACTTCGATGCCTCGTCCGGCGCGGCGAGCGATTTCCTCGGCGTTGCGTTTGAGCACATTGAAGGTACCGCCACCGACGGTCCCCAGCCCACAGATGCCAATCTTCACCGGTTTCAAGCTGAACTCCCCATTCACAGCGAAGCGGCTGGAGCCCCCAGCCGCAAAAGGATTCGCACATTACGAAGGGAGGCCGCGTTAGTCAATTGCGCGGCCTTTCACTCAGCTGGGCAAATCACGAGAGCGCCTTCACTTGCCCGCGCGAAGTGCGAGTTCGGCGAGCTGGGCGGCAGGCTGGTAGCCCGGAATCAGTTGCCCATCGGCAAGCACGATCGCGGGCGTTCCCTGAACACCGATACGCTGACCGAGTTGATACTGTTCGGCGACAGGATTGTCGCAGCTGGCTGGCGGAACCTCCTTGCGTGCCTTGGCCAGGTTCATCGCTGCCTGTCGATCTTTGGCACACCACACGCTGGCGAGCGTCTGCGCTCCATGACTGCCCATGCCCTGACGCGGGAAGGCGACGTAGCGGACCTCGACTCCGAGCCGATTGAGTTCGGGCACCTCGCTGTGCAGCTTCTGACAATAGCCGCAATCGGTATCGGTAAACACCGTGATGTGCGTTTTGGCAGCAGCCGGGGAGAACACGACCATATCCTGCTTGGCAATCGCGTCGATCTGCTTGGCGATCGCTTTCGTCTGCGCCTGTTCGGTCAGATTGACCGCTTGACCGTTCTGGAACTGGTAAAGATAGCCGTGCAACACGAACTGGCCATCGGCGCTGACATAGAGCTGCTGGCCACCGGTCAGCTGCACCTGGTAGATGCCCGAGAGCGGACTTTCGGCGATCGACTCGATCGGCATGTCCGGCTGCAGCGATTGCAGGCTCTGGCGAATGGCCTGCTCGGGCTCGGCAGCGAACGCAACGCTGCCAAACAGGCCAAAGGCCACCGCAGCAAGGGAGAGTGCGCGCATGAAATACTCCTGGGAACAGCGCTTGGCAAAGGCTTCCAAGCCTACCACAGCGCAACATCGCGAAATGCTGCGCAGGTCGCTAGCCGCGCGGATGATGCATGGCGTGCAGCGCCTGCAGGCGTGAACGCGCGATGTGCGTATAGATCTGCGTTGTCGATAGATCACTATGCCCGAGCAGCATCTGCACCGTGCGAAGATCTGCCCCGTGGTTCAGCAGATGCGTGGCGAAGGCATGCCGTAGCGTATGTGGCGAAATGGACGTGCTGATGCCGGCCGTACGAGCGTGTAGCTTGATGCGATGCCAGAACGTTTGCCGAGTCATCTGCTCTCCCCGCTGACTGGGAAACAACGCATCGCACGGACGGCCTGCCAACAGCGTTCCACGCGCCTCGCGCAGATAGCGCTCAAGCCAGGCAAGCGCCTCCTCGCCCAGGGGGACCAGACGCTCCTTGCGGCCTTTGCCAAAGGCGCGCAGAACGCCTTGGCGCAGACTGACCTGTTCCAGGGTTAGGCCGACCAGCTCCGAGACCCGCACGCCGCAGGCATAGAGCACTTCCAGCATGGCGCGATCGCGCAAGCCGAGAGGGTCATCGATATCGGGCGCCGCTAGCAGCGCCTCGACATCCGTTTCGGAGATCGCCTTGGGCAGCGGCCGCCCGACACGCGGAAGCTCGACCCGCAGCGTCGGGTCGACGGCAATGTCCCCCTCGCGCAACAGGTAACGGTAGAAACCACGCAACCCGGACAACAGGCGTGCGGTAGAACGCGCCTGATAGCCGTTTTCCAACCGCCAGGCCAGGTGATCCAGAATCGCCTCGCGGCCTGCGTTTCTCAGCTCGATGCCGCGGCCTTCCAGCCAACCGTTGAACAGAGCCAGATCGCTCCGATAGGAGGCCCGAGTATTGTCTGCCAGGCCCTTTTCCAGCCAGAGACTGTCGAGAAAGCGATCGATGAGAGGGTGACCCGGCGCGGACATGTTTACCTTTGACGTGGCCCCAGAAGGCTGGCGTTCTATCGCACCGCTCCGTCATCGGCAAGGCGACGGCTCTACGAAAGACTGGGCGGCACCGCAGTAAAACAGAAGGCTAAAAAAAAGCAGCCCGAAGGCTGCTTTTTTTGGAAGAGGCGTCGATCAGGACAGCTTTTCCTTGATGCGCGCGGCCTTGCCGGACAGATCGCGCAGGTAGTACAGCTTGGCCTTGCGCACGTCACCGCGACGCTTGACGCTGATGCTGTCAACCAGCGGGCTGTAGGTCTGGAAGGTACGCTCGACACCCACGCCGCTGGAGATCTTGCGCACGGTGAAGGCGCTGTTCAGACCGCGGTTGCGCTTGCCGATCACGACGCCTTCGAACGCCTGCAGACGCTGGCGCTCGCCTTCCTTGACCTTCACCTGGACAACAACGGTGTCGCCGGGGGCAAAGGCCGGAATTTCTTTGCTCATCTGCTCGGCTTCGAGCTGCTGGATGATCTTGTTGGTCATGCTGTGCTCCTAAGGCAGGCCGGTCTGCGGCTGCCATCGATACGTTAAGTCAACTATCGTCCCGTTGACGGATATATTCCGCCAACAGCTTTTGTTCTTCCCCAGAAAGCGAGCGGCTATCCAGAAGATCGACACGGCGTTCCCAGGTTCGCCCCAGGGACTGCTGCAAACGCCAGCGCCGGATGTGTTCATGATTGCCACTGAGTAGCACTTCAGGAACACGTTTACCCTCATACACCTCAGGACGCGTGTAGTGCGGGCAGTCGAGCAGGCCGTCGGTAAACGAATCCTCCTCGGCGGAATCAGCATGCCCCAGGGCTCCGGGAAGCAACCTGGTCACGGCATCGATCAGGACCATCGCCGGCAGCTCGCCGCCGGACAGTACGTAATCCCCGATCGACCATTCCTCATCCACGTGCGCCTCGATAAAGCGCTCGTCGATACCTTCATAGCGGCCAGCGATGAGAATCAAAGACTTCTCCTCGGCCAGCCTGCGAACGTCAGCCTGCTTCAGCTGGCGTCCCTGCGGCGACAGATAGATCACCTTCGCCTGCATGCCGCCGGCTTGCCTGGCATCCGCCAGCGCCAGCTCGAGCGGCTTGATTTTCATCACCATCCCTGGGCCACCGCCAAACGGGCGATCATCCACTGTCTGATGGCGATCCTCGGTGTAGCTTCGAGGATTCCAGCAATTGAGCTCCAGCAAGCCCTGCTTCATCGCGCGACTGGTAATGCCGTAGTCACGGATAGCAGCGAACATCTCCGGGAACAGACTGATGACATCGACACGCAGCGCGGACATGAGCTTAGAAATCCGCGTCCCAGTCGACTCTCATCTCCCCGGCCACCAAATCAATCTGCTGTACGCACTGATCGGTGTAAGGCAGCAGTCGCTCACGATCGTCCAGGCTGCCGACACAAGGCTTGACCACCAGAACGTCGTTGGCACCGGTCTCGAGCAGATGATCCACCACACCGAGCAACTGCCCGAGCGCATCGATCACCTTCAGCCCCTGAAGCTGGTGCCAGTAGTACTCACCCTCATCAAGGGCGGGCAGCAGATCACGCGGAATGCAGATCTCGAAATCCACGTAGTCTCGTGCCACGTCGCGGTCGCCGACACCCTTTAGGCTGGCGACCAGGACATTGCCCTGGACTCTTCCCTTGATGACCTGCACCTGCCTGACTTCCTCGCCTCGCCGTAGCGTCCAGCTGCGGTAGTCCAGCAGGTTATCGATCGGATCAGTGAAGGAGTACACCTTCACGTCACCGCGAACGCCATGCACCGACACGATCTTGCCGATGACCAGCAGGTCTTCGGCCGGGGCAGACGTCTCGCTCATGTGATTCAGGCAGCGGCCTTGGCAGCTTCCTTCAGCAGCTGAGCAACACGCTCAGACGGCTGGGCACCCTGGCTCAGCCAGTAAGAAGCGCGTTCCTGATTCACGGACAGCTTCACCTCGGCACCGGTAGCGACGGGGTTGAAGAAGCCGATACGCTCGACGAAACGGCCGTCACGCGGGTTGCGGCTGTTGGTCACGGTCAGGTGGTAGAACGGGCGCTTCTTGGAGCCGCCACGGGCGAGACGAATAGTTACCATGTGAACATCGTTCCTGTAGGGTCGGTACAGCAATCTTGAAACAGGGCCCGAGGCCCGAAAGGCCGCACATTTTAAGGATTATGCGAGCTTTTGCAAATGGCTTTTTCCGCCGGGCCTCGCGAGAGGTGTCCGGCACGGTCAAAGTCAGAACTTCGGCATGCCGCCGCCGGGCATCATGCCGCCCAGGCCGCGCATCATTTTGGTCATACCGCCTTTGCCGGTGACCTTCTTCATCATCTTCTGCATCTGCTTGTGCTGCTTGATCAAACGCCCGACGTCCTGCACCTGGGTACCGGACCCGAGAGCGATCCGCCGCTTGCGCGAGCCGCTGATGAGATCGGGATTGCGCCGCTCGGCCGGCGTCATGGAGTTGATGATCGCCTCCATCTGCCGGAACTGCTTTTCCGCTGCGCCCTGGGCATTGCCCATCTGCGAGAGATTCACACCGCCGATTGCTGGCAACTTGTCCATGAGGCTGCCCAGGCCGCCCATGTTCTTCATCTGCTGCAGCTGATCGCGGAAATCCTCCAGATCGAAGCCCTTGCCCTTCTTGAGCTTCTTGGTGAGTTTCTCGGCCTTTTCCCGATCCAGCGTCTGCTCGGCCTGCTCGATCAGACTGAGCACATCGCCCATGCCAAGAATGCGCGAAGCGATCCGATCGGGATGGAAGGGTTCGAGCGCATCGCTCTTCTCGCCCATACCGAGAAACTTGATCGGCTTGCCGGTAACGTGGCGTACGGAAAGCGCGGCACCGCCCCGCGCATCACCATCTACCTTGGTTAGCACCACGCCGGTCAATGGCAGCGCCTCGCCAAAGGCGCGTGCCGTATTGGCTGCGTCCTGTCCGGTCATGGCATCGACCACGAAGAGCGTCTCGGCCGGCTTGATCGCGGCATGTACCGCCTGGATCTCGTCCATCATCTCGGCGTCGATCGCCAGCCGACCAGCGGTATCCACCAGCACTACGTCGATGAACTTCAGCCGCGCCTCGCGGATCGCCGCCTGGGCGATATCCACTGGCTTCTGACTGGTATCGGACGGAAAGAAGGTCACCCCCACTTCACCGGCCAGGGTTTCCAGCTGCTTGATCGCTGCCGGGCGATAGACGTCGGCCGAGACCACCAGCACCGACTTCTTCTTGCGCTCCTTGAGGAAGCGAGCCAGCTTGCCGACCGTCGTGGTCTTGCCCGCACCCTGCAGACCGGCCATCAGCACCACGGCCGGTGGCGCCACGTTCAACGCCAGGTCCTCGTTGGCCGCACCCATCAGCTCTTCGAGCTCCGCGCGCACGATCTTCACGAAGGCCTGGCCCGGTGTCAGGCTCTTGGCCACCTCGGTCCCGACCGCGCGCTCCTTGACCTTGTTGACGAACTCCTTGACCACCGGCAGGGCGACATCAGCCTCGAGCAGCGCCATGCGCACCTCGCGCAGGGTGTCCTTGATGTTGTCTTCGGTCAGCTTCGCCTTGCCGGTGACATGGCGAAGCGTTTGCGACAGGCGATCGGTTAGGTTTTCGAACATGAGCCATTCCACGCTGGTGTGGTGAAGGCGGCGATTATAGAAGCGTAAAGCCGTGGGCCGGTACCCCGCCGACAGCTTTTGCGGCGCCAGCGGCACAAGGCCGGCTTTTGCCGTCAGGGTGTTTGTGCCACACTCACGGCCTTTCGAGTTCGCAACCGGATTCTATGCACCCTCTGCTGCCGAGCCTCGCCGCCGCTCTTCTCTACGCCGGTGCCACGGGCTACCAAAGCATGCGCCTGGCACGCCGCGCCCTCCCCAGCAGATCGCTGCTGCTGGCCCTGGGCGCTCTTGCCCTGATGGCTCACGGCCTGAGCCTGTTCATGCAACTGCTCTCACCGAGTGGCCTGCATCTGGATTTCTTCAACGCCTCCAGCCTGATCGCCGCCGCGGTCATCCTGCTGATTCTCCTGGCACTCTATCGAATGCCGGTCGAGAACCTGTTGTTACTTCTATTCCCGCTCGGCTGCCTGACGGTGCTGTTCGCCCAATTCGCGCCTTCAGGCACGGCGCCGGCCATTGCCGAGGAGCCGGGCATACTGGCGCACATCCTGCTTTCGATCCTTGCCTACGGCATGCTGACCATCGCGGTGTTTCAATCACTGCTGCTGCTCCTGCAGGACCATCACCTCAAGCACAAGCACCCGTCCGGCCTGATCCGCAACTTCCCTCCCCTGCAAACGATGGAAAGCCTGCTGTTCGGTTTTCTCTGGGCGGGCTGGCTGCTGCTCAGCGCATCGCTGCTCTCGGGCTGGATCTTTCTCGACGATCTCTTCGCCCAGCATCTGGTGCACAAGACACTGCTGTCGGTCATCGCCTGGGTAGTGTTCGGGCTGCTGCTATGGGGCCGGCACCAACTCGGCTGGCGCGGCTACAAGGCGATTCGCTGGACGCTGGCGGGCTTCTGCCTGTTGATGCTTGCCTATTTCGGCAGCAAGCTGGTGCGCGAATTCATCCTGCACATCTAGCCCAAGGCCCTGTCCGTGGAAAATCTACACCCCGGCTTCCTGTTCGGTCTGCTGGTCTTCCTGCTGCTCTGCTCCGCCTTCTTCTCCAGCTCGGAGACCGGCATGCTGAGCCTCAACCGTTATCGCCTGCGGCATCTGGCCAAAGAGGGACACCGCGGCGCTCGCCGGGTGACCGACTTGCTCGCGCGCCCGGACAGACTGCTCGGCACGATTCTGGTCGGCAATAACTTCGTCAACATTCTCGCCTCGTCCATCGCCACCGTGCTGGCCATGCAGCTCTGGGGCGAGGCCGGTATCGCCATTGCCACTATCGGCCTGACCATTGCCCTGCTCATCTTCGGCGAAATCACTCCGAAGACCTTTGCCGCCCTGCGTCCGGACCTGATCGCCTATCCGGTCAGCCTGCCACTGAGCCTGCTACAGAAGCTGCTCTACCCCTTGGTGGCCCTGCTCGGCTGGATCAGCAACGGAATGCTCAAACTGACCGGCATCGACCCGACCAGCAAGGGCAGCGACAGCCTCTCCACAGAAGAGCTGCGCAGCGTCGTCCGCGAGGCCGGCAGCGCCCTGCCGGTCAACCGCCAGAGCATGCTGCTGGGCATTCTCGATCTGGAACGCGTCACGGTCGACGACATCATGATTCCGCGCAACGAGGTGGCCGGCATCGACCTCGAGGACGACCTGGAAACCATCCTTGGCCAGTTGCGCACCACATCGCACACC is part of the Stutzerimonas balearica DSM 6083 genome and harbors:
- the rpsP gene encoding 30S ribosomal protein S16, with translation MVTIRLARGGSKKRPFYHLTVTNSRNPRDGRFVERIGFFNPVATGAEVKLSVNQERASYWLSQGAQPSERVAQLLKEAAKAAA
- a CDS encoding HlyC/CorC family transporter, coding for MENLHPGFLFGLLVFLLLCSAFFSSSETGMLSLNRYRLRHLAKEGHRGARRVTDLLARPDRLLGTILVGNNFVNILASSIATVLAMQLWGEAGIAIATIGLTIALLIFGEITPKTFAALRPDLIAYPVSLPLSLLQKLLYPLVALLGWISNGMLKLTGIDPTSKGSDSLSTEELRSVVREAGSALPVNRQSMLLGILDLERVTVDDIMIPRNEVAGIDLEDDLETILGQLRTTSHTRLPVFRQDINQIEGIVHMRQIARLLSQSQLNKDNLLEACLTPYFIPEGTPLSTQLLNFQKEKRRIGIVVDEYGDVLGIVTLEDILEEIVGEFSNQDSLRSPDIHPQDDGTLVIDGAAYLREVNRALGWELPCDGPKTLNGLITEALEQMPESGICLQIGNYRMEILQAAENRVKSVRAWPAEHPPAEPEDA
- the trmD gene encoding tRNA (guanosine(37)-N1)-methyltransferase TrmD, with translation MSALRVDVISLFPEMFAAIRDYGITSRAMKQGLLELNCWNPRSYTEDRHQTVDDRPFGGGPGMVMKIKPLELALADARQAGGMQAKVIYLSPQGRQLKQADVRRLAEEKSLILIAGRYEGIDERFIEAHVDEEWSIGDYVLSGGELPAMVLIDAVTRLLPGALGHADSAEEDSFTDGLLDCPHYTRPEVYEGKRVPEVLLSGNHEHIRRWRLQQSLGRTWERRVDLLDSRSLSGEEQKLLAEYIRQRDDS
- the rimM gene encoding ribosome maturation factor RimM (Essential for efficient processing of 16S rRNA) encodes the protein MSETSAPAEDLLVIGKIVSVHGVRGDVKVYSFTDPIDNLLDYRSWTLRRGEEVRQVQVIKGRVQGNVLVASLKGVGDRDVARDYVDFEICIPRDLLPALDEGEYYWHQLQGLKVIDALGQLLGVVDHLLETGANDVLVVKPCVGSLDDRERLLPYTDQCVQQIDLVAGEMRVDWDADF
- a CDS encoding cytochrome C assembly family protein, yielding MHPLLPSLAAALLYAGATGYQSMRLARRALPSRSLLLALGALALMAHGLSLFMQLLSPSGLHLDFFNASSLIAAAVILLILLALYRMPVENLLLLLFPLGCLTVLFAQFAPSGTAPAIAEEPGILAHILLSILAYGMLTIAVFQSLLLLLQDHHLKHKHPSGLIRNFPPLQTMESLLFGFLWAGWLLLSASLLSGWIFLDDLFAQHLVHKTLLSVIAWVVFGLLLWGRHQLGWRGYKAIRWTLAGFCLLMLAYFGSKLVREFILHI
- the rplS gene encoding 50S ribosomal protein L19; protein product: MTNKIIQQLEAEQMSKEIPAFAPGDTVVVQVKVKEGERQRLQAFEGVVIGKRNRGLNSAFTVRKISSGVGVERTFQTYSPLVDSISVKRRGDVRKAKLYYLRDLSGKAARIKEKLS
- the dsbC gene encoding bifunctional protein-disulfide isomerase/oxidoreductase DsbC → MRALSLAAVAFGLFGSVAFAAEPEQAIRQSLQSLQPDMPIESIAESPLSGIYQVQLTGGQQLYVSADGQFVLHGYLYQFQNGQAVNLTEQAQTKAIAKQIDAIAKQDMVVFSPAAAKTHITVFTDTDCGYCQKLHSEVPELNRLGVEVRYVAFPRQGMGSHGAQTLASVWCAKDRQAAMNLAKARKEVPPASCDNPVAEQYQLGQRIGVQGTPAIVLADGQLIPGYQPAAQLAELALRAGK
- the ffh gene encoding signal recognition particle protein; translated protein: MFENLTDRLSQTLRHVTGKAKLTEDNIKDTLREVRMALLEADVALPVVKEFVNKVKERAVGTEVAKSLTPGQAFVKIVRAELEELMGAANEDLALNVAPPAVVLMAGLQGAGKTTTVGKLARFLKERKKKSVLVVSADVYRPAAIKQLETLAGEVGVTFFPSDTSQKPVDIAQAAIREARLKFIDVVLVDTAGRLAIDAEMMDEIQAVHAAIKPAETLFVVDAMTGQDAANTARAFGEALPLTGVVLTKVDGDARGGAALSVRHVTGKPIKFLGMGEKSDALEPFHPDRIASRILGMGDVLSLIEQAEQTLDREKAEKLTKKLKKGKGFDLEDFRDQLQQMKNMGGLGSLMDKLPAIGGVNLSQMGNAQGAAEKQFRQMEAIINSMTPAERRNPDLISGSRKRRIALGSGTQVQDVGRLIKQHKQMQKMMKKVTGKGGMTKMMRGLGGMMPGGGMPKF
- the xerD gene encoding site-specific tyrosine recombinase XerD yields the protein MSAPGHPLIDRFLDSLWLEKGLADNTRASYRSDLALFNGWLEGRGIELRNAGREAILDHLAWRLENGYQARSTARLLSGLRGFYRYLLREGDIAVDPTLRVELPRVGRPLPKAISETDVEALLAAPDIDDPLGLRDRAMLEVLYACGVRVSELVGLTLEQVSLRQGVLRAFGKGRKERLVPLGEEALAWLERYLREARGTLLAGRPCDALFPSQRGEQMTRQTFWHRIKLHARTAGISTSISPHTLRHAFATHLLNHGADLRTVQMLLGHSDLSTTQIYTHIARSRLQALHAMHHPRG